The sequence tttcatgatgtccccagccacggtatcaacccaattatgtcctccaagtatttttctttcacttgcgtttcaaatccacacatatgagatgtagtaagatgtccaaatcgtcctggagtttgaattaaatggtctgccggatcaaccaaggctttcatgatgttcccagccgcggtaacaacctaattatcagaaaaatatattaagctcttttagtggaatgtattcaaccgtctaagacgaattaagggtctgtctcatttggagaatcaaacttaaaagtgacagtccgaaaattaaaaaatcacccgttataagaatggctggtgctacccagcaattccaaaaggacatcgatggaaaatgattcgatatctgtcaaaagtgatcttgctctgcgagcagggttattcgataattattgaaatgtcacttttaagtttaatttcagtttaattatccaattgagacagacccttaagtactgtccatttaattccaccagttaattttcgttatctttgcagatacgtatttcgaccacaactgtgtggtcgtcttcagtgtctcgtacttgactcgacttggaagtcgagtagtcgagtcaagtacgagacactgaagatgaccacacagttgtggtcgaaatacgtatctgcaaagataacgaaaattaactggtggaattaaatggacagtacttaattcgtcttagacggttgaacctaattatgttctccgagtatttgtcgttcgctcgcgtctcaaatccagacatatgagttgttgaaaaatctccaaattgtcctggagtttgaatcttgcttgagaaatggattgcgagtgatttgactatgcgtccaatttgggaatctcgagctcgttcagtagccgctaggttgcgaaggccgacggaggtccttcgtagcttagttggttaaagcaccagtctagcgtactgtagggtcatgggttcgagtcccatcgaagggaaatcgaatcgaatcaatatcttccacataatgtacatattcacatatgagttttcacgacattgtaaaaaaaggcaatttattgtttacacacgcaAGAGTATTCATTGTTCTATGTGTTGAACATCAATTTACTGTTAttttacgaaggagaacaaaagaaaacctacgatgattcaaatggattattcaactcagccatgattttttagttgctgagttgggtgcgtttcaactcacgagtgatttgaatcgttcatgagttttgagattttgagtttttcccaacactgattATTTCATGTTTTACTCATCCAACGCATTGATTTGAATGGCCATGTATGATTGTGAAGTGAAACAGTACAGCACGTGGCTTAACATCGAATAGAAATAATGGGTGAATAGACTGGACACGGCTCTCATTTGAAAATCTGGTGGAACTGTTCCACCAGGCATAACACGAACTCGtatgaaaataatgaattatttcaTCAACTACATCCTCTTTGTTAATACATATGTAACTCAAACAACAGAATTGAGGGTAATAATATGCTTTTTCACCTATAGCTTTTCTATAGAATTAGATATATTGAaactcattttcattttcatgatGTACGAGGGGGTCGCTGGGCCAGGTCACCAGCGTAAATCCGAGAACTTACACTTTCCATAATATACCGatggagtgagaagtgggaatagGCATCGCAACATCATTAGCCCTGCTGCTTTGAGGTTTTGCGGGATACACGGGAGGTGTATTCTGTCCAAGGGAGTAGGATGGAAATGGGATGGGGTGTTAGGGTTTTATTGACCATAGACGCTATTGGGAGAATTTTAATTAGCATATAGTGAATTAAGATGTTATTTACCTTGCTTCTATTGTATCCTTGTTGgatattttcaatagtttttaatTTCGTCTTACCAGGCAATAATGTGTATCTGAAACTGCTGGTATCGTGTCAGTGGTCACCGGCCCAAGAAATCAAATTCATCAGCCAGCTCGATTTCGTCAACACCGATAGCAAATCGATCCAGATAATATTTTTCCTCTATTACAATATTGGGGGTCTTCCAATGTTTTGTTAAGGGTTGTAGCTCGCAACGATTAGTTGATAATGCAAAGGAAAGAAAAGAAAGAGGGTGATTATTAGTATTGAAAACATGCAGCATGCATGTGAGAAGTTCATTGTGATATTCTCACGACGGTTAGGTACAATAGTGAAAATATGTATCTGAATGTATTATGATTATAGACAACTATGTTTCCGAGTACTCTGATTGATATCTGaactaatttcaaaatgaaaataatatgaTGTGCGCGTAGTCTCGAATTAGAGACAGTGATAtataaaaggcaaaaaaggaaTAACTAATCGTTAGATCCTCGGATCCGTGATTGCAAAACGACATTGTCTATCAAAGCACGATTTAAGCACGAACTGTGTTTGTGTGTAGTACGAACAGATGCTGTTGGCTGCGTTTCTTGACGGATGAGTTAGGACGTGTACAAGTATATTGTCCATCTTCATCTAATGGGACCCCTTTTCTATTCTTCAAAGTAAGGAAGTTTTCATTCTGGAATGGGAGATATATGTGTAgtacaaaaaataatgtaatcGCTTCTCAAGATCGATCGCAGTATCGATTCCTAGTGGCACCAATTGCGTGCATCTTTCTCAGAAGAGTAAAGATACATTTAAGCTCTGGAACTTGACAGCATTTAAGCTGGTCACAAAGTTGTGCCTTTGCCAAGGGTAGAATTAGATATTGAAACTCCAAACAAAAATGTATGTATTAGAGGAAATTGTCAAATGTTAAAAACTACGTTAAAAATAAAACTACGAATAGGGGCTTTCTCATTTCTTCTATTCAAAACCTGGTCCCTACCATACATTAAGCCGTTTTTATTTAAGCGTAATTTGGTTTGGAACTCCTTAATATACTTGTACTCTGCACATTTGTCACATATAATACTACCCTTCGAGATCATATCATGAATACTTTTGTCGTGGCAAACAATATGAACCAACTTGAGGTTCCCAAGCGTAAAAAGCTCAATAAAATAAGTTATCACAGAAAGTTTCTTACCCCTACGGTTATGTATCTTACAGATTGCATCGGCCTCATTTTCTATGACGCGCTTCAAATTCTCCACAATCGATGGCAGCACCGTGCGACGAATTTCGACCTGGTGATCCAAGTTCCACACTTGGAACAGTATCATATTTTCCCTGCTGACGTAAGGATTAATTAAATGAGCCTCGTACGTGCACTTTACCGCATTCCAAAGGCCCATGCAGGCGAAATCACCCCTGGCGTTGCACAGAGCTACCCGATACTTGTCGATTACATTGCCATCGTTTTGGAGCGATTTCTCGATTGCTAGCTTCATTCGTTTCGGCATAGCCCTGGATGCATCGACTTCATCCCCGCTCTGATTTTGATTGTGCTCATCGGTGGTTaatactaaatttgaaaactCCCCATCCGCCAGTCGACGGGGATAACTACGATCGAACATACAACTAAAGTAGTCGAAACCGCTCAGCAGTTGACGAAATAGATCCAGCATTTCGTCGATCAACTCCTTGGCCATGGCATTCTGTCGATAGATGGCGCACTTCGTTAGCTCGTCTTTGGTTTTGTAGAAATAACCTCGAATGCGATCCTGACCACGCCGTTGCATAACTTCCTCCTTGGTTTGACCGGACTTTTCATCGATTCCTTTAAAGGTAGGGAGTATAAGATTAGCTTCTATCTTCAATGTGCACTGACTACTAGTTCAAGACATTGAagaatcaataacggcgccggccatgTGCTTAAGTAAACTGTAGCCGACTGAAAATGTTTTACCAACTCAATGCTTTGATGATTGATGGATTAGATTGGTCGTGTCACTGTGAAGCCAAAatactagtggaattaaaaaaagtttgatatttCAAATATTCCCCACTCAGTTCGACTACAGCAGACGTGAATCTAGCAATGTAACTACGATAAATCTTACTCCATATCACAAGACACGAAAGTGATCCAGCGCTACGATTCCGAAAAATGTTGCCCTGAATCTTATGTAAACTTATCATCAAAGTTTGTGCGTTCATAATGgatatatttttttgcaaaccTTCAAACCATTCTGCATGTTCGCTTCTTTGACTTCTCAGGGTCTGCTCATCCTGGGACCGTTGGGCATTGCTCAGTAGTTTGGCTATCTCGCTTTGGTTATTGCTGACGAACTCCTGGGCCAACGTTCCCGCCTGTAGAAGCTCGCTATGGGTGGACTTTATTGCATCATACATAAGCTGGAAATCTGCGAAACAGCACCATGGCCACGGGTTTAGGAATAAAAAGTTGTGGAAAATTAGGTCAATGTCACCGCACATCGTCTATTCTGAACTGAACCATTTTTCGCATTATTGTGTATAGCTAAGGTTTGCAGACAGCAATGTGCAGCAGTTTTATGTGTGAATACTATTGAGAGAACGTGCAGCAATGGCACGGATTGTGTGCCAGAGGTATAATTGTGTATACTTGCCAGTTTTTACGATAACGTGCCTCTCGGCGACCACGAAAAGGACCTGGGCCGGAAGAGTGCTAAAATAGTCCTCGTCCAACACCTCGACGCCTTCGCTTGCCAGATAGACGCGACAGTTTTGTAGCTAGAAGAAGGAAACAAAGGCAGCGTGTGAAATGGgatataattttaattaaaattctgTCTCTTGCACCAGGCGTAGATAATGCGCATAAACACAAAAGAGAATTATATTTGAAGGtcaaaagaaaaagtaataCTGAATAAATATATCTGCTATGCCATGTGCTATAAACTATATGTTTGCCTTTCTCTGTACTAGATGTTACCTTCGCGCGAAATCAAAGTGGCCATTTTTGAATTATAGAATATTAACGGACCGGTACATTTCAAAATACATTAGATTGATTATTATATACTAAAACTCAGTTTTGATATTCATTGTGCATTTTCAAGATGCCGAAGAATGGAATCGTGCAACTTTGAACATCTCACCAGCAATAAAGAAGGTAAGATTGGTATCTCTGGAGCGCTCTTCGAGCACGCGAAAAACAGTAAGGGGCAGGGACTACTGTTTGATGATCTGGAAACGCTGAATCGCttagctatacctaaggtggcagcccctcCAGCGCGATGTAGCTAACGCGACCCCgataaggtagcttactgaagcctctcccataccacgaaaaatggagataaagaaaagagaacgttatttttggcaacgatccggcaacaaaataaggACTATGGCCTGGagtgtcaggaccctaaatgaacctggacaaatgagccttctggctcgtgaactgcagaaggttggagcgAACGTCCGATGgtctagatccggagaacgtgaattcagaGTCGTGGACCCCACGGCCAACACTGCatttaaatataacatctatcacagcggcgccCATGGAGTtagtttcgtagtgatgggcaagcagaagAAGCAAGTAATGAGGTGGAAATCCATTAGCGAACGGATCTGtatgttgaggatacggggccaATATTAAAGAATTGGCCCCGTATctagcctaatcaacgtttacgcaccgacaaacgataaatccgacgacgtgaagtacacgttttatgaatgtcttgataaatcGTATGGAGAGttcccaaagcatgacgtgaaaattgttatcggagacgctaacgctcaggtcggtagagaggactttttccgtcccatagtcggtagggagagccttcactccgctacctatgacaacggcctacggctagtaaatttgcTGCcggagggatggccatcagtagcacctactttgcacgaaagaacatccgaaagcacacctggagacactcaaatggtgaaacttgcaaccagatagacaatgttctggtggatgggcgccatttctcggatgttatcgatgtgcggacattcagaggtccgaacattgactctgatcactacctcgttgtcagtaaaaatCGATCActgttgtcaactgtatcggaGGAAAgaacacagcgaacgatgcgttacaatatccagcgattgtcggcggaaggagaatcggctgagtaccgccagaagctcgacgaacggataagtgcaatcaacgttttACTTaaatccgaaaatcctacccattttgaactgtaccttttttaaaaaggttatgcagggaGGCGTGTGCttcggcatgaggcgttgataagtttagaacttggccgccaggtggtggtatatttgaattcattattttagaattctcctcagtgtaaatattcttatcgcacaaatttaaaatttgttaaaatggcgtcttgatcaaaggtcgtctagtgggaatggactgtctagTGACGGaagtcctaaaatgaagaatcgatattcgatttttattcagggaacgatgaaggtaatcattctaaacgtgtcagtttttctttagactcaaaaatcgaaaagaacattgtttaatttgaaattgaaaaatagatgaaaaatgcttcctcgacattttcggtcttgtttgacgtacggattcaaacgcactagcaaaacaccgcagggcacttgactcaacctttgacagttaatattgtctatccggataaaagctagaccgctttttataccgaagttggatttttctccagatacaggcaactttcccaacttcggaaatagtgcgctagattcgcctaaagatgcgctaaacaacgcatcaattagtttgacagataaaacttcggaagaaagttcggttcggaagtcctgacttccgaattctaagttggtgctacgccgacaatatatggggctgacgttttgggctgatggctcattcgttctgaaatgttgcacagcccaaaatttgccttaaaatgtcttaaacacaaaaatattattttactgatttagaattttaccagaatttttataacaacggtacaagtattcttgaccgatgcactatcgtttgcaaccataaacgaggtagggctttaggacccaattgggaattttacaaataggcggcaaattggctgatctttggttacgcatgtagatccaaaggccttaattccagggttttcttggatgacctaaaacatattctgtgaacacattctattatttgcagcatcacTGGAGCAGGTTGAGTACAAAGtaaacttttgatgaactccACCACAACAACaatatttcaaagaaatttgtaaaggaaCTATCGAAGGATCCAATAAATATTGAACTTTATTCAGCAAAAACTGTTTGTTGGGGAGTCTCTACAAAATTCGTAAGAATGTCCGAAATAATCTCTTAAAGTGTTTTCTGCAgttttcctaaacaaattttctaatgaattccttccaaaaaaatccagagaatttctggagcatTTTCCAAAAGTATttccagtagaagcataagaaCTAGGCTAGCAGCCTAGTTATTTAGCCAACTATACTTCAACAAGCTTAACTTGTCCATTTATTGTCCATCATGttgtagagcagcggttctcaacctaggGTACATGTACTCCTGCTcctgggggtacctcgaacaataCTGCGTAATGGcgaatgtattacaattccaataaacacttattgataattgtgtaatttttattccaaaacattgtattgaacataatatgcatggtgatTAGTGAATCAAAACCTTTTAAATCCTGCCactacaaccagcacagtgtatgaagggctgtcgGACAAAACGTAGGGTGATTAAAATCTAGAACCTAAAGGCTCGGAGGCCTTGGCATGATGGCATGACAGCTTTTCCGAAAAGCTAAATAGTTCTGTTGCTAGAGGGTTGGAAATCTCCTTCCAAGCAActcgacagcctcctttcaagagcctcctcgaaagcctttttccaagaggctcggaagcctccttccaagaggctcggaagcctcctttcaaggtggTCGGAAGCTTTTTCTCAAGGTggtcggaagtctcctttcaagaggctcggaagtctcctttcaagaggctcggaagccttctttagagaggctcggaagcctcctttcaaggtgcTCGGAAGATTTTTCTCAAGGTggtcggaagtctcctttcaagaggcctggagcctccttcaagagcctcggaagcctcctttcaaaaggcctggaaacctttttcaagaggcctggaagcctttttcaagaggctcggaagccttttcaagaggctcttttcaagaggctctaagcctctttcaagaggcctggaagcctcctttcaagaggctcagaagcctcctttcaagaggcctggaagcctcctttcaagagactcagaagccttctttcaagaggcccagaagcctccttcaagaggctcggaagcctccttcaagaggcctgaagcctccttcaagaggctcgaagcctccttcaagaggcctcgaagccttctatcaagaggcctggaagcctcctttcaagaggcctggaagcctcatttctagaagctcagaagcctcttcaagaggctcgaagcctcctttcaagagacctggaagcctcctttcaagaggcctggaagcctccttcaagaggctcaagcctccttcaagaggcctgaagccttttcaagaggcctggaagcctccttcaagaggctcaggaagcctcctttcaataagcctggaagcctcctttaagaggctcggaagccttctttcaagaggcccggaagcctcctttcaagaagcctcggaagcctcatttctagaagcctggaagcctctttcaagaggcctggaagcctcctttcaagagactcagaagcctcctttcaagaggcctggaagcctccttcaagaggcctggaagcctccttcaagaggctggaagcctcctttcaagaggctcggaagcctccttcaagaggcctggaagcctccttcaagagactcgaagcctcctttcaagaggctcaggaagcctcctttcaagagactccggaagcctcctttcaagagacctggaagcctcttttcaagaggctcggaagccgccttcaagaggctcggaaggctcctttcaagaggcctggaagcctccttcaagaggcctggaagcctccttcaagaggcctggaagcctcctttcaagaggcctggaagcctccttcaagaggctcggaagcctccttcaagaggctcggaagcctcccttcaagaggctcggaagcctcctttcaagaggctcggaagtctcctttcaagaggctcggaagcttcctttcaagaggctcggaagcctcctttcaagaggctcggaagcctcctttcaagattcttggaagccttctttcaagaggctcgcaagcctcctttcaagaggctcggaagcctcctttcaagaggctcggaagtctcctttcaagagactgcaAAATGCTCTGAAGTCTCCTTCTAAGAGcttcggaaacctcttttcgaAAGCAACCTTTCAAGAGACACGGAAgcagcctacttttaagaggcccggaggcctatTTTTGAAATGCTCAGAAGCTTCAAAAAGTCCTTAGAGTATTTCAAAAAGTCCTTAGAGCAAAAATTTCAGACAAATCCatatttccgaactaatttcgtaaatgaattcaaaagaattcttaaataaattttcgaaaaaaaatcatagagaaattttcggagaaattttacatgaatatctgaagaa comes from Armigeres subalbatus isolate Guangzhou_Male chromosome 2, GZ_Asu_2, whole genome shotgun sequence and encodes:
- the LOC134216412 gene encoding uncharacterized protein LOC134216412, whose protein sequence is MLNFLSSKKPSGAGPLQGYKITDVDRSRKYGVAADSLRMLKTKASEKFKLQNCRVYLASEGVEVLDEDYFSTLPAQVLFVVAERHVIVKTDFQLMYDAIKSTHSELLQAGTLAQEFVSNNQSEIAKLLSNAQRSQDEQTLRSQRSEHAEWFEGIDEKSGQTKEEVMQRRGQDRIRGYFYKTKDELTKCAIYRQNAMAKELIDEMLDLFRQLLSGFDYFSCMFDRSYPRRLADGEFSNLVLTTDEHNQNQSGDEVDASRAMPKRMKLAIEKSLQNDGNVIDKYRVALCNARGDFACMGLWNAVKCTYEAHLINPYVSRENMILFQVWNLDHQVEIRRTVLPSIVENLKRVIENEADAICKIHNRRGKKLSVITYFIELFTLGNLKLVHIVCHDKSIHDMISKGSIICDKCAEYKYIKEFQTKLRLNKNGLMYGRDQVLNRRNEKAPIRSFIFNVVFNI